Proteins encoded by one window of Anaerobacillus sp. CMMVII:
- the topA gene encoding type I DNA topoisomerase: MADYLVIVESPAKAKTIGKYLGKKYIVKASMGHVIDLPKSQMGVDIEDNYHPKYITIRGKGPILKDLKAAAKKVKKIYLAADPDREGEAIAWHLAHSLKIDEKSDCRVVFNEITKQAIKDAFKTPRPINMDLVDAQQARRVLDRLVGYNISPLLWKKVKKGLSAGRVQSVAVKMIIDREREVQSFIPEEYWSIVANFNTEKESFEAKFYGVDDKKTELKSEEDVQNILGKLQNSYVVESVKKKERKRNPVLPFTTSSLQQEAARKLNFRAKKTMMIAQQLYEGIDIGKEGTVGLITYMRTDSTRVSEVAQQEASEYIQTHYGADYLATDKKQAKKDKKSQDAHEAIRPTSIFKDPKFLKNYLSRDQLRLYKLIWERLLASQMAPAIMDTMSVDIINNGVIFRATGSKIKFPGFMKVYIEGNDDGKKEEDRLLPHLEEGMSVSKEAIEPNQHFTQPPPRYTEARLVKTLEELGIGRPSTFAPTLDTIQRRGYVALEDKRFIPTELGEIVLQLINEFFPEILDVEFTAKMESDLDAIEEGQTKWISIIDHFYKGFEKNLKIAEEEMKEVEIKDEPAGEDCEHCGHGMVYKMGRYGKFMACSNFPDCRNTKAIVKDIGVKCPSCNEGNIVERKSKKRRTFFGCDRYPSCEFISWDKPIARPCPKCNEMLVEKKTKKGVNVQCTKCDYEEETN; this comes from the coding sequence ATGGCAGATTACTTAGTGATCGTTGAATCTCCCGCTAAAGCAAAAACAATTGGAAAGTATTTAGGGAAAAAATACATTGTTAAAGCTTCAATGGGACATGTCATTGATCTACCGAAAAGTCAAATGGGTGTAGATATTGAAGATAATTATCATCCTAAATATATTACGATCCGTGGCAAAGGGCCGATCTTGAAGGATTTAAAAGCAGCTGCAAAGAAAGTTAAGAAAATTTACTTAGCAGCTGACCCTGACCGCGAAGGAGAAGCAATTGCTTGGCACTTAGCACACAGTTTAAAAATTGATGAAAAATCAGACTGTCGAGTAGTTTTCAACGAAATAACAAAACAAGCAATAAAAGATGCTTTTAAGACCCCAAGACCAATAAACATGGATTTAGTTGATGCACAACAAGCAAGACGAGTTCTTGACCGTCTCGTTGGGTACAATATAAGTCCTTTATTATGGAAGAAAGTAAAAAAAGGTTTAAGTGCTGGTAGGGTTCAATCTGTTGCCGTCAAAATGATTATCGACAGAGAGCGAGAAGTACAATCGTTCATACCAGAAGAATATTGGTCAATTGTCGCGAACTTTAATACTGAAAAAGAAAGCTTCGAAGCAAAGTTTTATGGCGTAGATGACAAAAAGACGGAATTGAAATCTGAAGAAGACGTTCAAAATATTTTAGGGAAACTTCAGAATTCGTATGTCGTTGAAAGTGTGAAGAAAAAAGAAAGAAAACGAAACCCGGTATTGCCATTTACGACATCTTCGTTACAGCAAGAGGCTGCAAGAAAATTAAATTTTCGAGCAAAGAAAACGATGATGATTGCCCAACAACTCTATGAAGGAATTGATATTGGTAAAGAAGGTACTGTTGGTTTAATTACATATATGAGAACAGATTCAACGAGAGTTTCCGAAGTCGCTCAGCAAGAAGCGAGTGAATATATTCAAACTCATTACGGGGCAGATTACCTTGCTACTGATAAAAAGCAAGCAAAAAAAGATAAAAAATCTCAAGATGCTCATGAAGCTATCCGGCCAACATCAATCTTTAAAGACCCGAAATTTTTAAAGAACTATTTGAGTAGGGACCAGCTACGTCTATATAAACTTATCTGGGAACGCTTACTAGCTAGTCAAATGGCACCAGCTATTATGGATACTATGAGTGTTGATATTATTAACAATGGTGTTATTTTTAGAGCTACAGGTTCAAAAATTAAATTTCCTGGTTTTATGAAAGTATATATTGAAGGAAATGATGATGGAAAAAAAGAAGAAGATCGTCTATTACCACATTTAGAGGAAGGTATGTCAGTTTCAAAAGAAGCGATTGAGCCTAATCAACACTTTACTCAGCCGCCTCCTCGTTATACCGAAGCTAGATTAGTTAAAACTCTAGAAGAGCTTGGAATAGGTAGACCTTCGACATTTGCACCAACATTAGATACGATCCAACGCCGTGGCTATGTGGCCCTTGAGGACAAACGGTTTATTCCAACCGAATTAGGTGAAATCGTTCTTCAGTTGATTAATGAATTTTTCCCGGAGATATTAGATGTTGAATTTACGGCAAAAATGGAAAGTGATCTTGATGCTATTGAAGAAGGACAGACAAAATGGATCAGCATTATCGATCATTTTTATAAAGGATTTGAAAAAAATCTAAAAATAGCTGAAGAAGAAATGAAAGAAGTCGAAATCAAAGATGAACCTGCTGGGGAAGATTGTGAGCACTGTGGTCATGGAATGGTCTATAAAATGGGACGATACGGCAAGTTTATGGCCTGCTCTAACTTTCCAGATTGTCGCAACACAAAAGCTATAGTCAAAGATATAGGCGTGAAATGTCCGAGTTGTAACGAAGGTAATATTGTCGAGAGAAAAAGTAAAAAACGCCGAACATTTTTCGGATGTGATCGGTATCCAAGCTGTGAATTTATCTCTTGGGATAAGCCAATTGCTAGACCATGTCCAAAGTGTAATGAAATGTTGGTTGAGAAGAAAACCAAAAAAGGTGTTAACGTACAATGTACAAAATGTGATTACGAAGAAGAAACAAATTAA
- the trmFO gene encoding FADH(2)-oxidizing methylenetetrahydrofolate--tRNA-(uracil(54)-C(5))-methyltransferase TrmFO produces MTEIKINVIGAGLAGSEAAWQIAKQGIPVKLYEMRPVKQTPAHHTDKFAELVCSNSLRSNALSNAVGVLKEEMRQLNSVIIGSADDCAVPAGGALAVDRHEFAATVTDRVKNHPLVEVITEEVTEIPEGPTVIASGPLTSEKLSQQLKELTGQDYLYFYDAAAPILEVDSIDRDKVYLKSRYDKGEAAYLNCPMTEGEFDRFYEALISAETVPLKEFEKEIFFEGCMPIEVLAKRGKKTLLFGPMKPVGLEDPKTGKRPFAVVQLRQDNQTGTLYNIVGFQTHLKWGPQKEVLQLIPGLEQVEIVRYGVMHRNTFINSPKLLLPTYQYRGREDLFFAGQITGVEGYVESAAAGLLAGLNAARYVQGKELVIFPEETVLGSMANYITTANEKNFQPMNANFGLLPPIEPRIKSKKERYELLATRAIDTIQNFVKKL; encoded by the coding sequence TTGACTGAAATTAAAATAAATGTTATTGGTGCAGGTTTAGCTGGAAGTGAAGCTGCTTGGCAAATTGCTAAGCAAGGGATACCAGTGAAGCTATATGAAATGAGACCGGTGAAACAAACCCCTGCACACCATACAGATAAATTTGCCGAACTTGTCTGTAGTAATTCATTGAGGTCGAATGCCCTATCAAATGCGGTAGGAGTATTGAAAGAAGAAATGAGACAGTTAAATTCTGTTATTATTGGTTCTGCGGACGATTGTGCAGTTCCGGCTGGTGGGGCCTTGGCAGTCGATCGTCATGAATTTGCAGCTACTGTAACTGACCGAGTGAAAAATCACCCTTTAGTTGAAGTCATTACGGAAGAAGTAACTGAAATTCCAGAGGGTCCAACGGTAATCGCATCAGGACCGCTAACCTCTGAGAAACTATCCCAACAACTAAAGGAACTTACGGGCCAAGATTATTTGTACTTTTATGATGCTGCGGCTCCAATTTTAGAAGTTGATAGTATTGATCGAGATAAGGTATATTTAAAGTCGCGTTATGACAAAGGCGAAGCTGCCTATTTAAATTGTCCGATGACTGAAGGAGAATTTGATCGTTTTTACGAGGCGTTAATTTCCGCTGAAACTGTCCCATTAAAAGAATTCGAGAAAGAAATATTTTTCGAAGGCTGTATGCCGATTGAAGTTTTAGCAAAAAGGGGCAAGAAAACTTTATTGTTTGGTCCAATGAAGCCTGTAGGCCTAGAAGACCCGAAAACTGGAAAACGTCCTTTTGCAGTTGTTCAATTACGACAGGATAATCAAACAGGAACTCTGTATAATATTGTAGGATTTCAAACTCACTTAAAGTGGGGACCACAAAAAGAAGTTCTGCAGTTAATTCCAGGTCTTGAACAGGTTGAGATCGTTCGGTATGGAGTTATGCATCGAAACACCTTTATAAATTCACCTAAATTACTCTTACCAACGTACCAATATCGAGGTAGAGAGGACCTTTTCTTCGCTGGACAAATAACTGGAGTAGAAGGTTATGTAGAATCTGCAGCTGCGGGTCTTTTAGCAGGATTAAATGCCGCAAGATATGTTCAAGGGAAAGAGTTAGTCATATTTCCAGAAGAGACGGTTCTTGGCAGCATGGCTAATTATATTACTACTGCTAACGAAAAAAACTTTCAGCCGATGAATGCAAACTTTGGATTGTTACCACCGATTGAGCCACGTATTAAAAGTAAAAAAGAGCGTTATGAATTGTTAGCTACACGCGCCATTGACACAATTCAGAATTTTGTGAAAAAATTGTAA